A single window of Meiothermus sp. DNA harbors:
- a CDS encoding metal ABC transporter permease: MLEALQLPFMQRALLAGLLVGSLASYLGVMVVQRRLSFLGDGLAHAAFAGVALGLLLHQEPLWVAIPFAVGVSLAITWVREQSSLGDDTAIGIFFAVSVALGVLFMSLRQGFAPDAVAYLFGSILTVTPTDLWAMGLVALGVMALLPLWPDWAYATFDRELALADRRPVLLHDYLLAALVALVVVVSVKVVGIVLIAAFIVIPAATARLVSQTFAAMTLRAVGIGAFSVLPGLAAAYLFDIPAGSAIVLTQALFFLLALALRRF; this comes from the coding sequence ATGCTAGAAGCCCTGCAACTGCCCTTCATGCAGCGGGCCCTGCTGGCCGGCCTGCTGGTGGGAAGCCTGGCCAGCTACTTGGGGGTGATGGTGGTGCAACGCCGCCTCTCCTTCCTGGGCGACGGGCTGGCCCACGCGGCCTTCGCGGGGGTGGCCCTGGGGCTTCTGCTGCACCAAGAACCGCTATGGGTGGCCATTCCCTTTGCGGTGGGGGTCTCGTTGGCCATCACCTGGGTGCGCGAGCAGAGTAGCCTGGGCGACGACACCGCCATCGGCATCTTCTTCGCGGTCTCGGTGGCTTTGGGGGTGCTCTTTATGTCTTTGCGCCAGGGCTTCGCCCCTGACGCGGTGGCCTACCTGTTCGGCTCCATCCTCACCGTAACCCCCACCGACCTCTGGGCCATGGGCCTGGTGGCCCTGGGGGTGATGGCGCTGCTGCCCTTGTGGCCCGACTGGGCCTACGCCACCTTCGACCGCGAGCTGGCCCTGGCCGACCGGCGGCCGGTTCTCCTGCACGACTACCTGCTCGCGGCCCTCGTCGCCTTGGTGGTGGTGGTCTCGGTGAAGGTGGTGGGAATTGTCTTGATTGCTGCTTTCATCGTGATACCCGCAGCCACCGCCCGCTTGGTGAGCCAGACCTTCGCCGCCATGACCCTGCGGGCGGTCGGGATAGGGGCCTTCTCGGTGCTGCCAGGCCTGGCCGCTGCCTACCTCTTCGACATCCCCGCCGGAAGCGCCATCGTGCTCACCCAGGCCCTTTTCTTCCTGCTGGCTTTAGCCCTACGCCGCTTCTAA
- a CDS encoding metal ABC transporter ATP-binding protein, protein MTAAAVEMQQYSVRFGEFQALQEVNLSVPQGAFVAIVGPNGAGKSTLLKALLGLERSALRDGPTQVSGTVRVMGLPPRQVPPGWVGYVPQVKGFDRSFPALALEVVVSGLRRRWPFIITAQERKKAEAMLDKVGALALANRRLGRLSGGELQRVYLARSLIREPRLLLLDEPATGVDAVGEADLYRHLEAYQRETGATILMITHDWEAAQHHASAVLVLNRRVVGYGPPERVLCHECLSQAFGHVGHGHSLVLKGD, encoded by the coding sequence ATGACCGCTGCCGCGGTGGAGATGCAGCAGTATTCGGTGCGCTTTGGGGAGTTCCAGGCGCTGCAAGAAGTAAACCTGAGCGTGCCCCAGGGGGCTTTTGTGGCCATTGTGGGGCCCAACGGGGCCGGGAAAAGTACCCTGCTCAAGGCGCTGCTAGGCCTGGAACGGAGTGCCCTGCGCGATGGGCCCACCCAGGTTTCGGGTACGGTACGGGTGATGGGGCTACCGCCTCGGCAGGTGCCCCCCGGCTGGGTGGGGTATGTGCCGCAGGTCAAGGGCTTTGACCGCAGTTTTCCCGCCCTAGCCTTGGAGGTGGTGGTCTCAGGGCTGCGGCGCCGCTGGCCCTTTATCATCACCGCTCAGGAACGCAAAAAGGCCGAGGCCATGCTGGATAAAGTGGGGGCCCTGGCCCTGGCCAACCGTCGGCTGGGCCGCCTCTCGGGTGGAGAGCTCCAGCGGGTCTACCTGGCCCGGAGCCTAATCCGCGAGCCCCGGCTGCTCCTCTTGGATGAGCCCGCCACGGGGGTGGACGCGGTGGGGGAGGCCGACCTGTATCGGCACCTCGAGGCCTACCAGCGCGAAACCGGGGCCACCATCCTGATGATCACCCACGATTGGGAGGCCGCCCAGCACCACGCCTCGGCGGTGCTGGTGCTGAACCGGCGGGTGGTGGGCTACGGCCCCCCCGAGCGGGTGCTCTGCCACGAGTGCCTGAGCCAGGCCTTCGGTCACGTGGGCCACGGGCACAGCCTGGTGCTAAAGGGGGATTGA